A genome region from Campylobacter concisus includes the following:
- the tatC gene encoding twin-arginine translocase subunit TatC: MFEELRPHLIELRKRLFISIVSVFVCFGICFTFWNPLLAWMSEPLKQVLPAGSNIIFTQIQEPFFTAMKVAFFAGVVIALPIIFWQFWLFVAPGLYDNEKKYVIPFVISASFMFACGAAFCYYVVIPLGFAFLVNFGGQLFTALPSIGEYVGFFAKLLIGFGISFELPVITFFLAKIGLVDDKMLKDYFRYAVVIIFIFAAIVTPPDVISQVLMALPLIGLYGISIIVAKRANKSDGEDEKEEQDSDVASDE; encoded by the coding sequence ATGTTTGAAGAGCTAAGACCCCATTTAATCGAACTTAGAAAGAGACTTTTTATAAGCATAGTAAGCGTTTTTGTCTGCTTTGGCATCTGCTTTACGTTTTGGAATCCGCTGCTTGCATGGATGAGCGAACCACTAAAACAGGTATTGCCAGCTGGCTCAAATATCATATTTACTCAAATTCAAGAGCCATTTTTTACAGCGATGAAGGTTGCATTTTTTGCTGGTGTCGTGATCGCGCTACCTATCATTTTTTGGCAGTTTTGGCTATTTGTCGCTCCTGGGCTTTATGACAATGAAAAAAAATATGTGATCCCATTTGTCATCTCAGCTTCATTTATGTTTGCGTGTGGAGCGGCATTTTGTTATTACGTGGTGATTCCACTTGGCTTTGCATTTTTGGTAAATTTTGGTGGCCAGCTCTTTACGGCACTACCAAGCATTGGCGAGTATGTTGGCTTTTTTGCAAAACTACTAATTGGCTTTGGAATTTCATTTGAGCTACCAGTCATTACATTTTTCTTAGCAAAGATCGGACTTGTCGATGACAAGATGCTAAAAGATTACTTCAGATACGCTGTTGTTATTATCTTTATCTTTGCAGCTATCGTTACACCACCTGATGTGATAAGTCAAGTCTTAATGGCACTACCACTCATCGGACTTTATGGAATTTCAATAATCGTCGCTAAAAGAGCCAACAAGAGCGACGGTGAAGACGAAAAAGAAGAACAAGACAGCGACGTAGCAAGCGATGAGTAA
- the queA gene encoding tRNA preQ1(34) S-adenosylmethionine ribosyltransferase-isomerase QueA, whose product MSNINDVSSYDYFLPEELIAKEPILPKEEARLLVYFKNTKEIKHYKFKDLSSLIPDDAAVIFNNTKVIKARILGQKESGGACEVMLNQPIGENKFSVYIRGKVSAGSVLNFPDNLKVNVLELNDDGTRVVNFTQNGVLLDNVRLFNELEKIGHVPLPPYIKRADTKDDESWYQSIFAKNSGAVAAPTASLHISEQMLEQIKAKHEVAYITLHVGAGTFKGVECQNINDHKMHSEFYELSEQAQEIINSNKPILGVGTTVTRCVEEFARSKQASGFCKLFLNLNNKPIRQNYLLTNFHLPKSTLIMLVTSFIGLEETMRIYKTAVDEKYRFYSYGDGMLII is encoded by the coding sequence ATGAGTAATATAAACGACGTCTCAAGTTATGATTATTTTTTACCAGAAGAGCTCATCGCGAAAGAGCCAATTTTGCCAAAAGAAGAGGCAAGATTACTTGTCTATTTTAAAAATACAAAAGAGATAAAACACTACAAATTTAAAGATCTCTCCAGCCTTATTCCAGACGATGCTGCAGTTATTTTTAATAATACAAAAGTTATCAAAGCTCGCATTTTAGGACAAAAAGAAAGCGGCGGGGCTTGCGAAGTGATGCTAAATCAGCCCATAGGCGAAAATAAATTTAGCGTCTATATAAGAGGCAAAGTAAGCGCTGGTAGTGTTTTAAATTTTCCTGATAACCTAAAAGTAAATGTGCTTGAGCTAAATGATGATGGCACAAGAGTGGTAAATTTTACGCAAAATGGCGTTTTGCTTGATAATGTTCGCCTTTTTAATGAGCTTGAAAAGATCGGTCATGTTCCACTTCCACCATACATTAAAAGAGCCGATACAAAGGATGATGAGAGCTGGTATCAAAGCATATTTGCCAAAAATAGCGGCGCAGTCGCGGCTCCGACAGCTAGCCTTCACATAAGTGAACAAATGCTAGAGCAGATAAAAGCAAAGCATGAAGTAGCCTATATTACGCTCCACGTTGGTGCTGGGACATTTAAAGGCGTGGAGTGCCAAAACATAAATGACCACAAAATGCACTCAGAATTTTACGAGCTAAGCGAGCAAGCTCAAGAGATTATAAATTCTAATAAACCAATTCTTGGCGTTGGTACGACAGTTACTAGATGCGTTGAAGAATTTGCAAGAAGTAAGCAAGCAAGCGGCTTTTGCAAGCTATTTTTAAACCTAAATAATAAGCCTATCAGGCAAAACTACCTTCTTACAAATTTTCATCTACCAAAATCAACTCTAATAATGCTGGTTACTAGCTTCATAGGGCTTGAAGAGACGATGAGGATTTATAAAACGGCAGTTGATGAAAAGTATAGATTTTACTCATACGGCGACGGGATGTTGATAATATGA
- the ruvX gene encoding Holliday junction resolvase RuvX, which yields MREKFMAIDVGLKRIGLAFGFGEIVTPLEPVLRKNRNQAARDVSQKVNEYTPDTLVVGVPIGGSSEDEMRRRIEHFVSLLDVKANIVYQDEAFSSSEASEIYTNTKRDGRLDSISATIILKRYLGIK from the coding sequence ATGAGAGAGAAATTTATGGCTATTGATGTTGGGTTAAAGCGAATAGGGCTTGCTTTTGGTTTTGGCGAGATCGTGACTCCGCTTGAGCCAGTGCTTAGAAAAAATAGAAATCAAGCCGCAAGAGATGTGAGCCAAAAGGTAAATGAATATACCCCAGATACGCTAGTGGTAGGTGTGCCAATCGGCGGTAGTAGCGAAGATGAGATGAGAAGACGCATCGAGCATTTTGTTTCACTTCTTGATGTAAAGGCAAATATTGTCTATCAAGATGAAGCCTTTAGCAGCAGTGAGGCAAGTGAAATTTACACAAATACAAAACGAGATGGTAGGCTAGATAGCATTTCGGCCACTATTATTTTAAAAAGATATCTTGGGATAAAATAA
- a CDS encoding DNA-processing protein DprA produces the protein MRLDFIPEPLNRLKNPPKQLNFIGDTSLLSLPKIAVVGSRKASVYTKECVTALCAALKSANVCVVSGGAIGVDIAAHKAAMPRTIGIFASGLDTIYPSQNKVAINEIYTKALALSEYDEGEPPLAYRFLERNRIVVGFCEALVVAQADLKSGSMQSARLANELKIPVYVLPQRMGESDGTNFLLANKKAELIDDYHKFASLFGEIKEQEKTSDEILKFCKNGVSLDEVLAKFGDIIYEYELEGLVEISNLRVKSVL, from the coding sequence ATGAGACTTGACTTTATCCCAGAGCCACTAAATAGACTAAAAAATCCACCAAAGCAGCTAAATTTTATCGGAGATACTTCACTTTTATCTTTACCAAAGATCGCAGTTGTTGGCTCAAGAAAGGCAAGTGTTTATACAAAAGAGTGCGTCACAGCACTTTGCGCAGCACTAAAAAGTGCAAATGTCTGTGTAGTAAGTGGCGGAGCTATCGGCGTTGATATCGCAGCTCATAAAGCTGCTATGCCACGAACGATTGGCATTTTTGCGAGTGGGCTTGACACCATCTATCCAAGCCAAAATAAAGTGGCGATAAATGAAATTTACACCAAAGCCCTGGCTCTTAGTGAGTATGATGAAGGTGAGCCGCCACTTGCTTATAGATTTTTGGAGCGAAACCGCATAGTTGTGGGGTTTTGTGAAGCTCTAGTTGTCGCGCAAGCTGATCTTAAAAGTGGCTCTATGCAAAGTGCGAGGCTTGCAAATGAGCTTAAAATTCCAGTTTATGTACTGCCACAACGCATGGGTGAAAGCGATGGGACAAATTTTTTGCTTGCAAATAAAAAAGCTGAGCTTATTGATGACTATCATAAATTTGCTTCACTTTTTGGCGAGATAAAAGAGCAAGAAAAAACTAGTGATGAGATCTTAAAATTTTGTAAAAATGGCGTAAGTCTTGATGAAGTTTTGGCAAAATTTGGCGATATCATCTATGAGTACGAGCTTGAAGGGTTGGTTGAAATTTCAAATCTAAGAGTAAAGAGCGTGCTATGA
- a CDS encoding divergent polysaccharide deacetylase family protein, whose translation MSEKKTTKKRPAKKSTGRSNNKTYLGIGIIAAILIIALSVALSIKNNGAEQISKANEPKIEKQIPKKAEPKVASKEKKQEYEKRKYPLKFDEDENLSKIFTDPKHKSELVLNSKVEPKEQKKIAEVKSEVKKEEIKKEQNDTKNLLASYKNTEPSVIENEQKIEPFYSSKTEQKIELKSQNFEVKVDQNKSTEIEKKEKFKSENIKVEPAKKAENLTTKKIEKTKYKEKNIKKDSFEAVPFTPNASIKGRAKLVIIIDDVATFEHASMIKSLGLKITPSIFPATKTHPDTPNIARTFEFYMIHLPMQAKHFDSPEIGTLTINESFESMHEKIKKIRKDFPRAKYTNNHTGSRFTSDFDAMDKAYRALIEQGFVFVDSKTIAQTVVARAAKKHNQPYISRDIFLDDDPSASAVRRELVAAVNLAKKRGYAIAIGHPKKNTIAVIKESKNNLLKDVDVVYLKDIL comes from the coding sequence TTGAGCGAAAAAAAGACCACAAAGAAGCGACCTGCAAAAAAAAGTACAGGTCGCTCTAACAACAAAACCTATCTTGGTATCGGCATTATCGCGGCTATTTTAATAATAGCACTTAGCGTGGCTCTTAGTATAAAAAATAATGGTGCAGAACAGATAAGTAAAGCAAATGAGCCAAAAATAGAGAAGCAAATTCCAAAAAAAGCTGAGCCAAAGGTTGCCAGTAAAGAGAAAAAACAAGAATACGAAAAGAGAAAATACCCTCTAAAATTTGATGAAGATGAAAATTTAAGTAAAATTTTTACCGATCCTAAGCATAAAAGTGAGCTTGTTTTAAATTCAAAAGTTGAGCCAAAAGAGCAAAAAAAGATAGCTGAAGTAAAAAGCGAAGTCAAAAAAGAAGAGATAAAAAAAGAGCAAAACGATACTAAAAATTTGCTTGCAAGTTATAAGAATACAGAGCCTAGCGTAATAGAAAATGAACAAAAGATAGAGCCATTTTATAGCTCAAAAACCGAACAAAAAATCGAGCTAAAATCTCAAAATTTTGAAGTAAAAGTCGATCAAAATAAAAGTACTGAAATAGAAAAAAAAGAGAAATTTAAAAGCGAGAACATAAAAGTCGAGCCAGCTAAAAAAGCTGAAAATTTAACTACCAAAAAGATAGAAAAAACAAAATATAAAGAAAAAAATATAAAAAAAGATAGCTTTGAAGCGGTACCTTTTACGCCAAATGCCAGCATAAAAGGGCGTGCAAAGCTCGTTATCATAATAGACGATGTGGCGACATTTGAACATGCAAGTATGATAAAGTCACTTGGCTTAAAAATCACGCCGTCTATTTTTCCAGCGACAAAGACTCATCCAGATACTCCAAATATCGCAAGAACATTTGAGTTTTATATGATACATCTTCCGATGCAAGCAAAACACTTTGATAGCCCAGAAATAGGTACTCTCACGATCAACGAGAGTTTTGAGAGCATGCACGAAAAGATAAAAAAGATACGCAAAGACTTCCCGCGTGCAAAATATACAAACAACCACACAGGATCGCGCTTTACAAGCGATTTTGACGCTATGGATAAGGCTTATAGGGCGCTGATAGAGCAGGGCTTTGTCTTTGTTGACAGCAAAACTATCGCCCAAACCGTAGTAGCAAGAGCCGCAAAAAAACATAATCAGCCATACATTTCAAGAGATATATTTTTAGACGACGATCCATCGGCTAGTGCTGTTAGGCGTGAGCTTGTGGCTGCTGTAAATTTGGCCAAAAAAAGAGGCTATGCGATCGCCATCGGGCATCCAAAGAAAAATACGATTGCAGTGATAAAAGAGAGCAAAAATAATCTTTTAAAAGATGTTGATGTGGTTTATTTAAAAGATATTTTATGA
- the ilvC gene encoding ketol-acid reductoisomerase — translation MAINVYYDKDCDLSLIQSKKVAIIGFGSQGHAHAENLRDNGVSVVIGLSKGGKSWAKAEAKGFEVKTVSEATKGADVVMILTPDELQAEIYKNEIEPNLKDHAAIAFGHGFNVHFGQIKAPANIDVIMIAPKAPGHTVRSEFVRGGGIPDLIAVEQNASGKAKEIALSYACGIGGGRTGIIETTFKDETETDLFGEQAVLCGGLCALVNAGFDTLVEAGYEPEMAYFECLHELKLIVDLMYQGGMADMRYSISNTAEYGDYVSGVRVVGEESRKAMKEVLKEIQNGKFAKDFILERKAGYVRMNAERGTAERSLLNQTGKKLRAMMPWITNGKLIDQNKN, via the coding sequence ATGGCTATAAATGTTTATTATGATAAAGACTGCGATTTAAGCCTTATTCAAAGTAAAAAAGTAGCAATCATCGGCTTTGGCTCACAAGGTCATGCACATGCTGAAAATTTAAGAGATAACGGTGTAAGCGTTGTGATTGGCCTTTCAAAAGGTGGCAAAAGCTGGGCAAAAGCTGAAGCAAAGGGCTTTGAGGTAAAAACTGTCAGCGAAGCTACAAAAGGCGCTGATGTGGTTATGATTTTAACTCCAGATGAGCTTCAAGCAGAAATTTATAAAAATGAGATCGAGCCAAATTTAAAAGATCACGCTGCTATCGCATTTGGACATGGTTTTAATGTTCATTTTGGTCAAATCAAAGCTCCAGCAAATATAGATGTCATCATGATCGCTCCAAAAGCTCCAGGACACACAGTTAGAAGCGAATTTGTAAGAGGTGGTGGCATACCTGATCTTATCGCTGTTGAGCAAAATGCAAGTGGAAAGGCAAAAGAGATCGCTCTAAGCTATGCTTGCGGTATAGGCGGCGGTAGAACCGGCATCATTGAGACAACATTTAAAGATGAAACTGAAACAGATTTGTTTGGTGAGCAAGCTGTGCTTTGCGGTGGTCTTTGCGCTCTAGTAAATGCTGGCTTTGATACGCTTGTAGAGGCTGGATATGAGCCTGAGATGGCGTATTTTGAATGCTTGCACGAGCTAAAATTAATCGTTGATCTAATGTATCAAGGCGGCATGGCCGATATGCGTTACTCTATCTCAAATACCGCTGAATACGGTGATTACGTAAGCGGCGTAAGGGTAGTTGGCGAAGAGAGTAGAAAAGCCATGAAGGAAGTTTTAAAAGAGATTCAAAATGGCAAATTTGCAAAAGACTTCATCCTAGAGAGAAAAGCAGGATATGTAAGAATGAACGCTGAGCGCGGTACAGCTGAGAGAAGTTTGCTAAATCAAACTGGCAAAAAACTTCGCGCAATGATGCCTTGGATAACTAACGGCAAACTTATAGATCAAAATAAAAACTAA
- a CDS encoding HDOD domain-containing protein, with protein sequence MNESVFKKIKALPPLDDTVIQIQRLHADENSSISDLTKVVEKDPMLTANILRSANSPLYGFSQEITTIARAISLFGMATIRGFALSSTIKKSFSINLEPYGITTQDFLNISIIQNALMYNWHSKVNPKSLEILSPASFMLEIGKIVLAHELAENKQDVEFREKLKNISSPIDLALFETEILDMSNEEVTAKIFEQWNLETELSSSILYSNNPEEAPDHIKDYAKALKVIKTAVNIFNQLDDISIQNTLPLLDEYGFGHDTFLMAVAKVKDNL encoded by the coding sequence ATGAATGAATCAGTTTTTAAAAAAATCAAAGCACTTCCACCATTAGATGACACAGTTATACAAATTCAACGCTTACATGCGGACGAAAATAGCTCAATAAGTGATCTTACAAAAGTGGTCGAAAAGGATCCTATGCTAACGGCAAATATCTTGCGTTCAGCGAACTCTCCACTTTATGGGTTTTCTCAAGAGATCACAACCATCGCAAGAGCTATTTCTCTTTTTGGTATGGCTACTATTCGAGGTTTTGCGCTTTCAAGTACGATTAAAAAGAGCTTTTCTATAAATTTAGAGCCTTATGGCATTACTACACAAGATTTTTTAAATATCTCGATAATACAAAATGCACTGATGTACAATTGGCATTCTAAAGTTAATCCTAAAAGTCTAGAAATTCTCTCTCCGGCTTCATTTATGCTTGAGATTGGCAAGATAGTTCTTGCTCACGAATTAGCCGAAAATAAGCAAGATGTCGAATTTAGAGAAAAACTTAAAAATATATCTAGCCCAATTGATCTTGCCCTATTTGAAACAGAAATTTTAGATATGTCAAATGAAGAAGTTACAGCTAAAATTTTTGAACAATGGAACCTTGAGACAGAGCTTAGCAGCTCGATACTCTATTCAAATAATCCAGAAGAGGCACCAGATCATATAAAAGATTACGCAAAAGCCCTAAAAGTGATAAAAACAGCTGTGAATATCTTTAATCAACTTGATGATATAAGCATACAAAATACTCTACCTCTTCTTGACGAATACGGCTTTGGACATGATACGTTTTTAATGGCTGTCGCTAAAGTCAAAGATAATTTGTGA
- a CDS encoding RNB domain-containing ribonuclease — MKEFLTSLLVGIKEKEVSNEDKEILRNLLNLGAVSSHKDKFYLNNGYVCGKLDISQNATGFIMPFDKRFKQDIIVENKNLNNSHLGDIVLAKLLPLKKKRQSAKIVMSLKLANETSVVYTKRFGAAILGVNLKTGLSTTLKATQKSLKMLPLGTLLKINNLNNEIVEVLGNLDDPLSDEKISLAIYNKNDKFSEACELEAKAFGDEVDASMYPNRVDLRNLEFCTIDPVDAKDFDDAIYFDEKKREIYVAIADVSEYVTAYSAIDSEAKKRGFSIYFPHISVPMLPRALSENICSLKPNVPRLAFCFKISLDANNEVKKEELFETIILSKRRFNYDEIDEILEGKRECEISWIKPLFKLTTKLRKKRLLHAFDFRTKELRMSLDEEGQISQTRFESDSDSHRLVEDCMLLANKAAAKLITKGVFRNHASPDFKKIDTLLEDLQLLGLDFTYESDLANLIRKIQIKADELGNREEIDKLIIKSQKKAEYSSENLGHFGLGFDRYTHFTSPIRRYSDLILHRLLKAKISKDEKLYNFLLLNIQSTCANLSELEREADKVAYDFMDRKFARWAAANIGKEVRCYVSENQNVLVAKLDDYFVGARIFITGYSANLLQKLVVKITEADIASAKIFAKVVRKIDV, encoded by the coding sequence GTGAAAGAATTTCTAACATCACTACTAGTTGGCATCAAGGAGAAAGAAGTTTCAAACGAAGATAAAGAGATTTTACGAAATCTCTTAAATCTTGGTGCTGTAAGCTCTCATAAAGATAAATTTTACCTAAACAATGGCTACGTCTGTGGCAAGCTAGACATCAGTCAAAACGCAACTGGCTTTATCATGCCATTTGATAAACGATTCAAGCAAGATATCATCGTAGAAAATAAAAATTTAAACAACTCTCACCTTGGCGATATCGTGTTAGCAAAGCTTTTGCCGCTTAAGAAAAAACGCCAAAGCGCTAAAATAGTAATGAGCCTAAAGCTTGCCAATGAGACAAGCGTGGTCTACACAAAACGCTTTGGAGCGGCCATTTTAGGTGTAAATTTAAAAACTGGACTAAGCACAACCCTAAAAGCGACACAAAAAAGCCTAAAGATGCTTCCACTTGGAACACTACTCAAAATAAATAACCTAAACAACGAGATAGTCGAGGTTTTAGGAAATTTAGACGATCCGCTAAGTGATGAAAAAATTTCGCTTGCTATTTATAATAAAAATGATAAATTTAGCGAGGCTTGTGAGCTTGAGGCAAAGGCATTTGGCGATGAAGTTGATGCTAGCATGTATCCAAATAGGGTTGATCTAAGAAATTTAGAGTTTTGCACGATCGACCCAGTCGATGCCAAAGACTTTGACGATGCCATATATTTTGATGAGAAAAAGCGCGAAATTTACGTCGCAATCGCTGATGTAAGCGAGTATGTGACCGCATATAGCGCTATTGACAGCGAGGCTAAAAAAAGAGGCTTTTCTATCTACTTTCCGCACATCTCAGTACCGATGTTGCCGCGCGCGCTTAGTGAAAACATCTGCTCGCTAAAACCAAACGTTCCACGCCTTGCATTTTGTTTTAAAATTTCACTTGATGCGAATAATGAAGTAAAAAAAGAGGAGCTTTTTGAGACGATCATCCTTTCAAAAAGGCGCTTTAACTACGACGAGATCGATGAAATTTTAGAAGGCAAGAGAGAGTGTGAAATTTCATGGATCAAGCCACTTTTTAAACTCACCACAAAGCTTCGCAAAAAAAGGCTTTTGCATGCATTTGACTTTAGGACAAAAGAGCTGAGAATGAGCCTTGATGAAGAGGGTCAAATTTCTCAAACCAGATTTGAAAGCGACTCCGACTCACATAGACTTGTCGAGGACTGCATGCTTTTAGCAAATAAAGCCGCCGCAAAGCTCATCACAAAGGGCGTTTTTAGAAACCACGCTTCGCCTGATTTTAAAAAGATAGATACCTTGCTTGAAGATTTACAACTTTTGGGGCTTGACTTTACCTACGAGAGTGACCTTGCAAATTTGATAAGAAAGATCCAAATAAAAGCCGATGAACTGGGCAACCGCGAAGAGATAGATAAACTCATCATCAAGTCTCAAAAAAAAGCTGAGTACTCAAGTGAAAATTTAGGCCACTTTGGGCTTGGATTTGATAGATACACACACTTTACAAGTCCTATTAGACGCTATTCTGACCTTATTTTGCACAGACTTTTAAAGGCTAAAATTTCAAAAGATGAGAAACTTTACAACTTCTTGCTTTTAAACATCCAAAGCACCTGCGCAAATTTAAGCGAACTTGAAAGAGAAGCCGACAAGGTAGCCTACGATTTTATGGATAGGAAATTTGCACGCTGGGCAGCCGCAAACATCGGCAAAGAGGTGCGTTGCTACGTGAGCGAAAACCAAAATGTCTTGGTCGCTAAGCTTGATGATTATTTTGTTGGAGCTAGAATTTTTATAACTGGATATAGCGCAAATTTACTTCAAAAGCTCGTTGTAAAGATCACAGAGGCCGATATCGCAAGCGCTAAAATTTTTGCAAAAGTGGTAAGAAAGATCGATGTATAG
- the holA gene encoding DNA polymerase III subunit delta, translating into MYRKDLELNLANANLSNYFLLFGADEFQIELFGKEILSFYSSEDANLLSLYFDEYNYAQASSHLSEQSLFGGKNILYVKSDKKIPAKELKELISLCSKSHDNYFLFELYEADMKLVFDTQKAFGTNFARFFKPSTPDEAINLLAKSSAKIGLNITKNALYELYFTHNENLYLAASELTKLKSLNTHIEQDDVKRLVFGLGGINFDDFFNKFMALKDIKNDFFTYLEDPNFNEILLLNSLYKAFFRLFKIYSYIKINGRLNLDEAIGYQPPINVANLLKANSLKLNLNAYLEIFKTLNLAELELKTNTKMDKEIFVLSTILNLQHLISTANIK; encoded by the coding sequence ATGTATAGAAAGGATTTGGAGCTAAATTTAGCAAATGCAAATTTAAGCAACTATTTCTTGCTTTTTGGAGCGGATGAGTTTCAGATCGAACTTTTTGGCAAAGAAATTTTGAGCTTTTACTCAAGCGAAGACGCAAATTTATTAAGCCTTTATTTTGACGAGTACAACTACGCGCAAGCAAGCTCTCACCTAAGCGAGCAGTCGCTTTTTGGAGGTAAAAATATCCTCTATGTAAAAAGCGACAAAAAGATCCCAGCAAAAGAGCTAAAAGAGCTCATCTCGCTTTGTTCAAAAAGTCATGATAACTACTTTTTGTTTGAGCTTTATGAGGCCGATATGAAACTAGTTTTTGATACGCAAAAGGCTTTTGGGACAAATTTTGCGAGATTTTTCAAGCCCTCAACTCCAGATGAAGCGATAAATTTGCTAGCTAAAAGCTCAGCTAAAATTGGTCTAAACATAACCAAAAACGCACTTTATGAGCTTTACTTTACACATAATGAAAATTTATACCTTGCTGCAAGCGAGCTAACAAAACTAAAGAGCCTAAACACACATATCGAACAAGATGATGTAAAAAGGCTAGTTTTTGGGCTTGGCGGGATAAATTTTGATGATTTTTTTAATAAATTTATGGCCCTAAAAGACATAAAAAACGACTTTTTTACCTATCTAGAAGATCCAAATTTTAATGAAATTTTACTTCTAAACTCACTTTACAAAGCATTTTTTAGGCTATTTAAAATTTACTCTTACATCAAGATAAATGGCCGATTAAATTTAGATGAAGCAATTGGTTATCAACCGCCTATAAATGTCGCAAATTTATTAAAAGCAAATAGCTTAAAACTAAATTTAAATGCCTATTTGGAGATATTTAAAACGCTAAATTTAGCCGAGTTAGAGCTAAAAACAAATACAAAAATGGATAAAGAAATTTTTGTATTATCAACTATTTTAAATTTACAACATCTCATATCAACAGCAAATATTAAGTAA
- the rpsF gene encoding 30S ribosomal protein S6: MKHYELLFILKPTLTEEEVKAKVDFVKEVITKNGGEIATVVEMGTRKLAYTIKKYERGTYFVIYYKAPPALLAELTRNVRITEDIIRFLSVKYENKREIAAWERLCKGIKQTIKKEPREPRVPREPRVEKVDEQTFTEE; the protein is encoded by the coding sequence ATGAAACATTACGAGCTTTTATTTATTCTTAAGCCGACATTAACGGAAGAGGAAGTTAAAGCTAAAGTTGACTTCGTAAAAGAAGTTATAACAAAAAACGGCGGCGAGATCGCTACTGTTGTTGAGATGGGCACTAGAAAGCTAGCTTACACCATCAAAAAATATGAGCGTGGAACATATTTTGTTATCTATTACAAAGCTCCACCAGCACTTCTTGCAGAGCTTACAAGAAATGTAAGGATCACTGAAGATATCATAAGATTTTTAAGCGTTAAATATGAAAATAAACGCGAAATCGCAGCTTGGGAAAGACTTTGTAAAGGTATCAAACAAACTATAAAAAAAGAGCCTCGTGAGCCAAGAGTACCGCGTGAGCCAAGAGTTGAAAAAGTAGACGAACAAACTTTTACAGAAGAATAA
- a CDS encoding single-stranded DNA-binding protein encodes MFNKVVLVGNLTRDIELRYTTSGSAIGNSGIAVTRKFNTNGEKREETCFIDISFFGKSAEIANQYLSKGSKLLVEGRLKFDQWTDNNGQNRSKHSIVVENMEMLGGNSGANGQSQGGFNQNSSYSQQRNNGSNNSYGNTGYQNSAPQRQQMQPQNKKVQEEYYEEKIPDINIDADNFDGDNEIPF; translated from the coding sequence ATGTTCAATAAAGTAGTACTGGTTGGGAATTTAACAAGAGATATCGAGCTAAGATACACTACTAGTGGATCTGCTATAGGAAATTCCGGTATTGCTGTTACTAGAAAATTTAATACTAACGGCGAAAAACGTGAAGAGACATGCTTTATTGACATATCGTTCTTTGGCAAATCAGCTGAGATAGCAAATCAATATTTAAGCAAAGGCTCTAAACTTCTGGTTGAAGGAAGATTAAAATTTGATCAATGGACCGACAACAATGGACAAAACCGTTCAAAGCACTCAATCGTAGTTGAAAATATGGAGATGCTTGGCGGAAATAGCGGAGCTAATGGACAAAGTCAAGGTGGATTTAATCAAAATAGTTCGTACTCACAACAACGAAATAATGGTTCAAATAATAGCTATGGTAATACTGGATATCAAAATTCAGCACCACAAAGACAGCAAATGCAACCACAAAATAAAAAAGTGCAAGAAGAGTACTATGAGGAGAAAATCCCTGATATAAACATTGACGCCGATAATTTTGATGGCGACAACGAAATACCGTTTTAA
- the rpsR gene encoding 30S ribosomal protein S18: MAEKRKYSRKYCKFTEAKIDFIDYKDTSLLKYCLSERFKIMPRRLTGTSKRHQEMVEKAIKRARHAAIIPYIVDRKDVVSNPFDGL; encoded by the coding sequence ATGGCAGAAAAAAGAAAATATTCACGTAAATATTGCAAATTTACAGAAGCAAAAATTGATTTTATAGATTATAAAGATACTTCTCTTTTAAAGTATTGTTTATCAGAGAGATTTAAAATCATGCCAAGACGTTTAACTGGCACATCAAAAAGACATCAAGAAATGGTAGAAAAAGCGATCAAAAGAGCTCGTCATGCAGCTATTATACCTTACATAGTAGATCGCAAAGATGTAGTTTCAAATCCTTTTGATGGACTATAA